From the genome of Chionomys nivalis chromosome 19, mChiNiv1.1, whole genome shotgun sequence, one region includes:
- the LOC130862361 gene encoding ubiquitin-like protein 5 encodes MMIEVVCNDRLGKKVRVKCNTDDTIGDLKKLIAAQTGTRWTKIVLKKWYTIFKDHVSLGDYEIHDGMNLELYYQ; translated from the coding sequence ATGATGATTGAGGTGGTTTGCAATGACCGACTAGGGAAGAAAGTCCGGGTCAAATGTAACACCGATGACACCATCGGGGACTTGAAAAAACTCATAGCGGCCCAAACTGGCACCCGGTGGACGAAGATAGTCCTGAAAAAATGGTACACGATTTTTAAGGACCACGTGTCTCTGGGAGATTATGAAATCCATGATGGGATGAACCTGGAGCTTTATTACCAGTAG